The genomic segment AAAGATTAGGAAGTACTGATCGCACCGCCTGAAGTCCCTTGTCGAGTTGGGCAACATACCCCGAAAACTCCTGACCAAGAGTAAGAGGGGTAGCGTCCATAAGATGCGTACGACCAATCTTAACTACATCACTAAAGGCCTCAGCCTTAGAAGCAAGCGTATTACGCAAATTCGAAACAGCCGGAACAACTCGATTTACTAAACTTGTATATGCGGCAATATGCATGGCTGTCGGGAAAGTATCGTTAGATGACTGTGAGCGATTCACATCATCGTTAGGATGAATAGGAACAGTGGAGCCGAGTTCACCCCCTAAGACCTCAATTGCCCTGTTGGCTATCACCTCATTAACATTCATGTTAGTTTGTGTGCCCGAACCAGTTTGCCAGACAACCAACGGAAAATGATTATCTAGTTTTCCCTCTAGTATCTCGTCACAAACGTCAGAGATTACCCGAGCCTTGTCAGGTTCAAGCCCAGCCAATTCGGCGTTAACAAGGGCGGCTGATTTTTTCAGCACCGCGAAGGCCTTTATAATCTCTATTGGCATTATCTCGTCACCAATTGGGAAATTTTCCAGCGACCGCTGCGTCTGGGCGCCCCAATATCGATCTGCTGGAACCTGCACCTCACCAAGGGTGTCCTTCTCGATTCGGTAAACCATGGTTAATGCTATCGCAACAACAACCATGAAGGCGAACCTTCACCCCTGCCCTACCGCATCAACAGGTCCATCATCGGAGCTAAATTGATTCCCTTGTCATGGATATTGACGTGTCAGCACGGCTTGAGATCAGCTCAGTCCACAACACTAAATACCGCTAAGCAATCACTTAAAGCCCCAAGTAGGACATTGTTGTTAGTATTAATTTTTAAGTCTTTTACTTTTATGGTTAAAAATTTTTGGAGAAAACGAGAACCTTATGGACTGGGTGAGGCAATTTCGCCAGCTGACCCAATTGTGACCAGAATTCCATTCCTGATAACGATGGGTTGCCCCACTACAGTCCAATGCCTCCTGAACACTTCTGTTTATTTCAAGAAGCCATTCTAGGGTGCCCACATCAAGGGACCAGCGCAGGTTAGAACCTGCTCCTTCCTTGATCCTATTTAAGACCCATGATTTCGTAGAGTTATATGGATCAGGATTTGAAGGGGTCCCAAGAAACGCGCCTGATAAGGTCACTACACCCTGATAGCGGTCTGGATCCTCTAGAGCAATGGTTGCACTCACGAGACCCCCTAAGCTGACTCCAATAAGAATTGGTTTGCCCTCTACTGGTATTTCTGCGTCAATAAAGGGAAGGAGTTCTTGAGATATGAATGACTTATAGGTGGGGGAAAATTGATATTCAATAGTTCGATCAGCTGGTTCTACAAAGACTAGCCGGACAGGATAGGCTAATCCTGCTTTCACTAAGGACTCAAAAATGCGATCAAGGTACCCAATCCTAAGGAACGCAGGACCATCTTGAACGATTGCAATTGGTAGCGGCTTATCACCGACACCGTCTGGGGAAAAAATCGCAAATCGGCGCCGAGCTTTAAAATGGTAACTATGTAATTGATATCGCTTAAGGTCCCCGCTGCTTGGTGGAAGATCGACCAACGGCCCGAGGAATTTGTGCGTCGGACCTGTTAAAACGCTTAACGCGGGATACCAGGGGTTTGCAGCTACTACTGGATTGTTAGGATCGGCTCTCATCTCGCCACCAGAATCGATGTAGCCATATTCAAAATAAACGTCGTCAGGTAGGGAAAGCTTTATGTGTCGTCCGGAACCCGCTTTTAAGCGTAGAGGATTCCTATCCATGTCCGTGTGGTCACTAACCATTTTGACAGCCCAATCAGGAACTTTCAGTTTGACTCTCACAATCCAGAGTCTACCTGAGGAACCTGGGTCCGAACTGGTAAGCTAAGGAGCATGCCAAAACCCTTCAATCAACTTGTCGTGGCCGACATGCGTAAGGTTTACAGCGACAAGTGGTGTGTGGTTGAAAAAGACGAACTGCCGCTATCTGTAGCAGACATGGACCTCCCAATCGCTTCAGAAATTAGCACAGCTCTTATTAAACACGTAAGGGATGGAACCCTAATGTACTCAGCCAAACAGGGTATTCCTGGTCTCAAGGAGGTTGTCGCAAACCGACTCGCAGTTCGTTATGGGTGGGCCATTGGAGCAGAACAGATTCAGCCCCTCAGTGCGACTGTACCTGGACTTTTCTTATCAGTAAGTGCAGTAACTAAACCCGGTGAGGGTGTAATGGTGCAGACACCGGTTTATACGCCGTTCTTCGAAGCCATCGAATATACGGGCAGAAGAATCGTTCCAGTACCCCTCAGCCAACCAGGATATCGGGTCAATCGAGAGGCTTTAGAAGAGGGTTGGACGCCAGAAGTCAAGGCACTCCTGGTATGCAATCCACATAACCCTGTTGGCCGTGTGTTTACTGAATCTGAAATTGAAACCTTAGCAAACTTTGCGCTTGAAAAAAAGCTGTGGATAATCTCTGATGAGCTCCACGCGGATCTTGTTCTAGATGGTGAGCATCGTCCCTTAGCGAACGTGTCTTCAGAATTAGCTCAGAAGACTGTTACGCTTTACGGACCTACAAAAGCCTTCAACTTTGCGGGACTAAAAATTAGTTTTGCTATTACAGCGAATCGAAAGCTTAGTGAAAAGATGAAGTTGAGAGCTCGTGGTTCAGCAGAGGCCCCAAATACTCTCGCTCAAACGGCTGCCTTAGCAGCTTACACAAAGGCCGATCCTTGGTTGATTAATACGCTAAACTACTTGCGCAAAAACCGTAAACGCATTGGTGAAATAGTCGCTGAAACCCCGGATCTTGAATGGATTCCTCCCGAAGGAACTTTCCTA from the Trueperaceae bacterium genome contains:
- a CDS encoding aminotransferase class I translates to MPKPFNQLVVADMRKVYSDKWCVVEKDELPLSVADMDLPIASEISTALIKHVRDGTLMYSAKQGIPGLKEVVANRLAVRYGWAIGAEQIQPLSATVPGLFLSVSAVTKPGEGVMVQTPVYTPFFEAIEYTGRRIVPVPLSQPGYRVNREALEEGWTPEVKALLVCNPHNPVGRVFTESEIETLANFALEKKLWIISDELHADLVLDGEHRPLANVSSELAQKTVTLYGPTKAFNFAGLKISFAITANRKLSEKMKLRARGSAEAPNTLAQTAALAAYTKADPWLINTLNYLRKNRKRIGEIVAETPDLEWIPPEGTFLAWLDFRKLGLDDPAQNLQELTGLVLERGSRFGKLGEGRGFARLNFGTSQPILDAALDRLQDATAIIRKQV